One Chanodichthys erythropterus isolate Z2021 chromosome 10, ASM2448905v1, whole genome shotgun sequence DNA segment encodes these proteins:
- the LOC137028423 gene encoding rootletin-like isoform X4 has translation MSGSENPNESKLEAVIQRLEESVLSEEKRLTVRGSSPDEPASSLPARVREIVSRNLSDSAGGMSSGLSVQEENRVLQAELSRVEDLLAHSRAERDEMAIKYSAISERLEQALRLETVEDGRDSPDSRSLAQQNVDLRRRLDEEQAAYKRKLTAYQEGQQRQAQLVQKLQAKVLQYKKKCGDLEQMLLEKSTGGSNGHRRDDDEPSSELESALIRLEEEQQRSSGLSAVNAMLREQLEQAGLANEALSQDIRRLTADWSKAREELEQRESDWRREEESFHSYFSSEHSRLLALWRQVVGFRRHVCELKSATERDLSEARNELACAAQSVQLQCVSACATLRSREDGSAQLLERETGQRLQLEQQLRETVTEMMTLQAKSDSERAELNTRLVDAVRELERLKARVEDREQEVAALNRKLQDQRSLEETEVHSLRTHTAALQNTLRDITQLVFSDSDGVDGNTEESLLRSSSSSSLPIIPDSCLSALRSTLNNRQIQLQELRERLHSAQSSVQQLRRQQTEAESSRREAELRAQTLQGERDEAQRERETAVRERDRLRQERDALSSEKDGAGKAAQAAQTQVQLLQLECERLQLSVTSAQREREHEREERDAAALERERARAETDRTQQLWDESECRASALRAELAALRESLQQGATDRQLMEAENRQLSDALSRSESSRAELSLTVTKLHSEESSLRDSLAKMSAINESLAQDKSDLNSLIVQLEEEKNALLSQRREVQQEKLTIRDALVRSEQDRLELDSVRLALHQSLQESELTRAGLEAELQSLQADRVKLQDRITQLIGEMGGLEAELGSIRGEGDRQSAALEEVGRGRAELVRERAGLLVQLTASERENAALTEEIATFRSEREALETSLYELQQQINQIESRREQLESENQNLRLRTDSMTAELKRLRAERETVLSQSEKEKDALRDALAAAQHEAQRALRTALSDHQEELERLTNQKEALRCSLEAEQEGALRRVREHLEEQMIRLEKERDELQEELRSLQRDRDQSLLQAETDKQQALSMKEAEKALLSEKVSALQAELSTAALELERLSRETALLRDQERAAVASLNAELQELRSQLQDAASAHGRELRRLQENCADQQTRADTALRELEECRVLLSSSEESRDSARRDLLEMDKRLCQIREAGEGHRRDGAELRRSLSDVIKERDALSQSNAQLREALKAAESERISVKRACEEEQQKASLLEESLASAQKEVSDLRSCLREVERSRLDARRELQELRRQVKVLDAEREQKAKQTAELQTRLSAEDQKDEERARELILLKQRLADTETSRTSLQKDLASLQRRLSESELCWRSRERELTSQLQEARGCEKKLQDEARNLSVRAQSTSDVSAQLQLELSEAQGRLAATEAELSRAEAGRRDLEFRLCSLQSALTRTLGIGASGRSSSRGRSPVGSSPSSLTSGMMSRHRSMSPLHCSLSPPKDVAGNVTPDNTIVLRPLSPERTDAPLPVALPELDPETLRSGLRDFLQELREAQRGRDEARGQLGSLQRELEEMTTERDSAHQRLIQLHTTLQECQEDKRAVDGKLSSAQALLHQQDESLRRGERERRALNERLKELERLSLNAEAERKRVEEQCSKLRAGEARLEAERRRLREALEAAEGRGTRVELGRRSLEGELQRLRLSLAEREMEIQTAHDRHESAVKQVAEGESRISSLQREVDRLTALLSKAQDGESVQKERALALSQSLQEATAAHSATQGRLAALQKTLGQAESERRQLQERVDGLRASSSDGKRNIATLTERVQTLQSELSQSQLRRSELETELHNTQEALRQRADSLTEAQRSLQSAQTERASAEERLRSLQRAVALLETEKRDAERQAVRLEKDKAALRNTLDKVERQKLKTEESSMRLCAEKGRLDRSLNTVEQELQDAQRQIVLLQEELCGVKPKITLCLAQLAELEQSHSASEQSARLREDAQREAERLRVSQREAERTLAARERAHRQRVKGLEEQVSTLKEQLQHEIRRRTPSLPS, from the exons ATGAGCGGTTCTGAAAACCCGAACGAGTCCAAACTTGAGGCGGTGATTCAG AGGTTGGAGGAGAGCGTTCTGTCTGAAGAAAAGCGGCTGACGGTTCGAGGATCTTCTCCAGATGAACCCGCATCCAGTTTACCGGCCCGCGTGCGCGAGATCGTCTCCAGAAACCTGAGCGACAGCG caGGAGGCATGTCGTCGGGTCTGTCGGTCCAGGAGGAGAACCGGGTTCTGCAGGCAGAACTGAGTCGTGTGGAGGATCTTCTGGCTCACAGTCGAGCAGAACGAGATGAAATGGCCATCAAATACAGCGCCATCAGCGAGAGA CTGGAGCAGGCGCTGCGGCTGGAGACGGTCGAGGACGGGCGGGACTCTCCTGACTCTCGCAGTCTGGCGCAGCAGAACGTGGATCTGCGCAGACGGCTGGACGAGGAGCAGGCGGCGTATAAGCGCAAGCTCACGGCGTATCAGGAGGGGCAGCAGAGACAAGCACAGCTCGTACAGAAACTACAGGCCAAG GTCCTGCAGTATAAGAAGAAGTGTGGAGATCTGGAGCAGATGCTGCTGGAGAAATCTACC GGCGGCAGTAACGGCCACCGGCGCGACGACGACGAGCCCAGCAGCGAGCTGGAGAGCGCCCTCATCCGCCTGGAGGAGGAACAGCAGAG GAGCAGCGGTCTGTCGGCAGTCAACGCTATGCTGCGAGAGCAGCTGGAACAGGCCGGACTGGCCAATGAAGCGCTCAGCCAGGACATCCGCAGACTCACTGCTGATTGGAGCAAAGCGAGGGAGGAGCTGGAGCAGAGGGAGTCTGATTGGAGGAGAGAGGAGGAG TCTTTCCACAGCTACTTCAGCAGCGAGCACAGCCGTCTGCTGGCGCTCTGGAGGCAGGTGGTGGGCTTCCGCAGGCACGTCTGCGAGCTGAAGAGCGCCACCGAGAG GGATCTGTCCGAGGCGCGTAACGAGCTGGCGTGTGCGGCGCAGAGCGTGCAGCTGCAGTGTGTGAGCGCCTGCGCGACTCTGCGCAGCCGTGAGGATGGGTCTGCGCAGCTGCTGGAGAGAGAGACGGGCCAGCGGCTGCAGCTGGAGCAGCAGCTGAGAGAGACAGTGACGGAGATGATGACGCTACAGGCCAAGAGTGACTCGGAGAGGGCCGAGCTCAACACACG gctGGTGGATGCAGTGAGAGAGCTGGAGCGTCTCAAAGCTCGTGTGGAGGACAGAGAACAGGAAGTCGCAGCACTCAACAGGAAACTGCAG gATCAGAGGAGCCTTGAGGAAACTGAAGTTCATTCACTCAGGACACACACTGCAGCGCTGCAGAACACACTCAGAGACATCACACAG ctggTGTTTTCTGACAGTGACGGTGTGGACGGAAACACTGAAGAGTCTCTGCTGcgctcttcatcatcatcatcactacCCATCATCCCTGACAGCTGTCTGTCTGCACTGCGCTCCACTctgaacaacagacagatcCAGCTGCAGGAGCTGCGTGAGCGTCTGCACTCCGCGCAGTCGTCGGTCCAGCAGCTGCGCAGGCAGCAGACGGAGGCGGAGTCGAGCCGGCGGGAGGCGGAGCTCCGTGCGCAGACGCTGCAGGGAGAGAGAGACGAggctcagagagagagagagaccgctgtgagagagagagaccgaCTGAGACAGGAGAGAGACGCGCTGAGCAG TGAGAAGGACGGTGCGGGTAAAGCGGCGCAGGCGGCGCAGACGCAGGTGCAGCTGCTGCAGCTGGAGTGCGAGAGGCTGCAGCTGTCTGTGACGTCTGCGCAGAGAGAGCGAGAGCACGAGCGAGAGGAGAGAGACGCCGCCGCGCTGGAGAGAGAACGAGCACGAGCAGAGACGGACAGAAC tcagCAGCTGTGGGACGAGTCCGAGTGTCGTGCCTCTGCGCTGCGAGCCGAACTGGCGGCGCTGAGAGAGTCTCTCCAGCAGGGGGCGACAGACCGACAGCTGATGGAGGCCGAGAACCGACAGCTGAGCGACGCACTCAGCCGG AGCGAGAGCAGTCGCGCCGAGCTCTCGCTAACGGTCACGAAGCTTCACTCGGAGGAGTCGTCACTCCGGGATTCTCTCGCTAAGATGAGCGCCATCAACGAGAGTCTCGCGCAGGACAAATCTGACCTCAACAGCCTCATCGTTCAg ctggAGGAGGAAAAGAATGCGCTGCTGTCTCAGCGAAGAGAAGTGCAACAAGAGAAGCTGACCATCAGAGACGCGCTCGTCCGCTCTGAGCAGGACCGGCTGGAGCTGGACTCTGTCCGTCTCGCTCTCCACCAATCACTGCAGGAGTCTGAGCTGACCAGGGCGGGGCTGGAGGCGGAGCTTCAGTCGCTGCAGGCAGACAGAGTCAAACTGCAAGACAGAATTACACAG ctgATTGGTGAGATGGGCGGTCTGGAGGCGGAGCTTGGTTCTATCCGCGGTGAAGGCGACAGGCAGAGCGCCGCTCTGGAGGAGGTGGGGCGTGGGAGGGCGGAGCTAGTGCGAGAGAGGGCGGGGCTTCTGGTTCAGCTGACGGCGTCAGAGAGGGAGAACGCCGCCCTGACTGAGGAGATCGCCACCTTCAG GTCGGAGAGGGAGGCTCTGGAGACGAGTCTTTACGAGCTGCAGCAGCAGATAAATCAAATCGAGTCTCGCCGTGAACAGCTGGAGTCGGAGAACCAGAACCTGAGATTACGTACCGACAGCATGACAG CGGAGCTGAAGCGTTTGCGCGCAGAGAGGGAGACAGTTCTGTCTCAgagtgagaaagagaaagaCGCGCTGAGAGACGCGCTCGCGGCCGCACAACATGAAGCACAGCGAGCTCTGCGCACGGCCCTGTCCGACCACCAGGAGGAGCTGGAgagactgaccaatcagaag GAGGCGCTGCGCTGCAGTCTGGAGGCCGAACAGGAGGGGGCGCTGCGGCGGGTCCGCGAACATCTGGAGGAGCAGATGATCCGGCTTGAGAAAGAGCGAGATGAACTTCAGGAAGAGCTTCGTTCCCTGCAGCGCGACAGAGACCAGAGTCTGTTACAGGCGGAGACGGACAAACAGCAG GCGCTGTCCATGAAGGAGGCCGAGAAGGCGCTTCTGTCGGAGAAGGTGAGCGCCCTACAGGCGGAGCTGAGCACTGCAGCACTGGAGCTGGAGAGACTGAGCCGAGAGACGGCGCTCCTCAGAGACCAGGAGCGG GCTGCAGTCGCGTCTCTAAATGCTGAACTGCAGGAACTGCGCAGTCAACTGCAGGACGCAGCCAGTGCACATGGCCGTGAGCTGCGCAGACTGCAGGAGAACTGCGCTGACCAGCAGACGCGAGCAGACACAGCGCTCAGAGAG TTGGAGGAGTGTCGCGTGCTGCTGTCGTCCAGCGAGGAGAGCCGGGACAGTGCCAGGAGAGATCTTCTGGAGATGGACAAGCGTTTGTGTCAGATACGGGAGGCAGGGGAGGGACATAGGCGAGATGGGGCGGAGCTACGGCGCTCTCTCAGTGATGTCATCAAGGAGAGGGACGCTCTCAGCCAATCCAACGCGCAGCTGAGGGAAGCCCTGAAAGCGGCAGAGAGTGAGAGAATCAG CGTGAAGCGCGCATGTGAGGAGGAGCAGCAGAAAGCATCTCTGCTGGAGGAGAGTCTGGCGTCTGCGCAGAAGGAGGTGTCAGATCTGCGCAGCTGTCTGCGCGAGGTGGAGAGATCCAGACTGGATGCGCGCAGGGAGCTGCAGGAGCTGCGCAGACAG GTGAAAGTTCTAGACGCCGAGCGCGAGCAGAAGGCCAAGCAGACGGCTGAACTGCAGACGCGTCTGTCTGCGGAGGACCAGAAGGATGAGGAGCGAGCGAGAGAACTGATCTTGCTCAAACAGAGACTCGCCGACACGGAAACTAGCAGAACCTCTCTTCAGAAAGAC CTGGCTTCTCTACAGAGACGTCTGAGCGAGAGCGAGTTGTGTTGGCGCAGTCGTGAGCGAGAGTTGACGTCTCAGCTACAGGAAGCTCGCGGCTGTGAGAAGAAGCTTCAAGACGAGGCGCGTAACCTCTCCGTTCGCGCTCAGTCGACCTCTGATGTGTCTGCGCAGTTGCAGCTGGAGCTGAGTGAGGCACAGGGCCGTCTGGCTGCGACGGAGGCAGAGTTATCGCGTGCGGAGGCGGGGCGCAGGGATCTGGAGTTCAGGCTGTGCAGCCTGCAGTCGGCACTCACACGTACGCTGGGCATCGGGGCCAGTGGGCGGAGCAGCAGCAGGGGGCGGAGCCCAGTGGGCTCCTCCCCTTCCTCTCTGACCTCTGGGATGATGTCTCGCCATAGGAGCATGTCTCCGCTGCACTGCTCCCTATCGCCACCcaaag ATGTGGCAGGTAACGTCACGCCGGATAACACCATCGTGCTGCGGCCGCTGTCTCCAGAGAGGACAGACGCCCCGCTGCCCGTCGCCCTGCCTGAGCTGGACCCGGAAACCCTGCGCAGCGGCCTCAGAGACTTCCTGCAGGAGCTGCGAGAGGCTCAGAGAGGCCGA GACGAGGCTCGGGGTCAACTGGGGTCACTGCAGAGAGAATTAGAGGAAATGACCACagagagagactccgcccaccaGCGCCTCATTCAGCTACACACCACACTACAGGAGTGCCAGGAGG ATAAGCGTGCTGTGGATGGAAAACTGTCGTCAGCTCAAGCTCTGCTGCATCAGCAGGATGAGTCCCTgcggagaggagagagagagcgacGAGCGTTAAACGAGCGACTCAAAGAGCTGGAGAGACTTTCACTGAACGCCGAGGCTGAGCGCAAGCGTGTGGAG GAGCAGTGCAGTAAGCTGCGCGCTGGCGAGGCGCGTTTGGAGGCGGAGCGTCGGCGGCTGCGTGAGGCTCTGGAGGCGGCAGAGGGGCGGGGCACACGGGTGGAGCTGGGGAGGCGGAGTCTCGAGGGAGAGCTGCAGAGACTGAGACTGAGTCTGGCCGAGAGAGAAATGGAGATCCAGACGGCTCACGACCGTCACGAGAGCGCCGTCAAACAG GTGGCAGAGGGCGAATCTCGCATCTCGTCTCTTCAGCGGGAGGTGGACAGACTGACGGCATTGCTGTCTAAAGCTCAGGACGGAGAGAGCGTTCAGAAAGAGCGAGCGCTCGCTCTCTCCCAGAGCCTGCAGGAAGCCACCGCCGCCCACAGTGCCACCCAGGGGCGTCTCGCTGCGCTGCAGAAGACGCTGGGACAGGCTGAGAGCGAGCGCAGACAGCTGCAG GAGCGCGTGGACGGACTCAGAGCGTCCTCGTCGGACGGGAAGCGAAACATCGCCACCCTCACGGAGCGCGTGCAGACGCTGCAGTCGGAACTGAGCCAGAGTCAGCTGCGCAGATCTGAGCTGGAGACAGAGCTGCACAACACACAGGAG GCTCTGCGACAGAGGGCCGACAGTCTGACCGAGGCCCAGCGCAGTTTGCAGTCTGCGCAGACAGAGCGAGCGTCTGCAGAGGAGCGTCTGCGCAGCCTGCAGCGAGCCGTGGCCCTATTGGAGACCGAGAAGAGAGATGCAGAGAGACAGGCCGTCCGACTGGAGAAGGACAAGGCTGCGCTGAGAAACACGCTGGATAAG GTGGAGCGTCAGAAGCTGAAGACGGAAGAGAGCAGCATGCGTCTGTGTGCAGAAAAAGGCCGCCTGGATCGTTCGCTCAACACCGTCGAACAGGAGCTGCAGGACGCGCAGAGACAGATCGTGCTGCTGCAG GAAGAGTTGTGCGGCGTGAAACCGAAGATTACGCTGTGTCTG GCTCAGCTGGCCGAGCTGGAGCAGAGTCACAGCGCCAGCGAGCAGTCGGCCCGTCTGCGTGAGGACGCCCAGCGGGAGGCCGAGAGACTGCGCGTCAGTCAGAGAGAGGCCGAGCGAACGCTGGCCGCGCGCGAGAGAGCTCACCGGCAGCGCGTCAAGGGTCTGGAGGAGCAGGTGTCCACGCTGAAAGAGCAACTGCAGCACGAGATACGCCGCAGAACGCCGTCGCTGCCGAGCTGA